A section of the Prochlorococcus sp. MIT 1341 genome encodes:
- a CDS encoding ABC transporter substrate-binding protein, whose protein sequence is MMHFDSIGRRRFLQLGLSAGITGLAGCTGTDLRAVLRGAPEILPKKWIRSLPSDWQYKPLEISKNQDPFGNAFRSRIDLLALSDGWLEVLAEKTLSPIRSTGLDKRLGEQAWSFLKSLKGGFASYVLPIGFTPWVMLFRNGENFLQEANNSWDALLDPALKGLVVLPRSPRLLISISERLKSYDSLRQLKAQALTFDDKNALNWLSNGDARVAVVPLHQCLTSVRMDPRLSIAFPKDGVPLHWTLLVRPLKTRQPLPVSWIEKAWSPPLIGRIMAEGWIPAIPISERLEQIKRVPSRFKPLIFPSADVWSRCWSLPPLTNQKKEDLRSKWYESTP, encoded by the coding sequence ATGATGCATTTTGATTCGATTGGGAGAAGAAGATTCTTACAGCTTGGATTAAGTGCAGGAATTACTGGTTTAGCTGGTTGCACTGGCACTGATTTAAGAGCTGTTTTAAGAGGAGCACCAGAAATATTGCCTAAAAAGTGGATCAGGTCATTGCCTTCTGATTGGCAATATAAGCCATTAGAAATATCAAAAAATCAAGACCCTTTTGGTAATGCATTTAGATCAAGGATAGATTTATTAGCCCTCAGTGATGGTTGGTTAGAAGTTCTTGCGGAAAAGACATTAAGCCCAATTAGATCTACCGGGCTTGATAAAAGATTAGGTGAACAGGCTTGGAGTTTCCTTAAGAGCTTAAAAGGAGGGTTTGCTTCTTATGTTTTGCCTATAGGGTTTACTCCTTGGGTAATGCTTTTTAGAAATGGTGAAAACTTTTTACAGGAGGCAAATAATAGTTGGGATGCATTATTAGATCCAGCACTTAAAGGACTTGTGGTTCTCCCGAGAAGCCCACGTTTGTTGATATCTATATCGGAGAGACTTAAGTCCTATGACTCATTAAGACAATTAAAAGCCCAAGCATTGACCTTTGATGACAAGAATGCTCTGAATTGGCTTTCAAACGGAGATGCACGAGTCGCGGTTGTTCCTTTGCACCAATGTTTAACTAGCGTTCGAATGGATCCACGTTTAAGTATTGCCTTCCCAAAGGATGGTGTTCCATTGCACTGGACTTTGCTTGTCAGACCTTTAAAGACCCGGCAGCCTTTACCTGTTTCTTGGATTGAGAAGGCTTGGTCTCCACCATTGATTGGGAGAATAATGGCAGAGGGTTGGATCCCCGCTATTCCTATTTCAGAAAGACTTGAGCAAATTAAAAGAGTCCCTTCGAGGTTTAAACCTTTAATTTTCCCTTCAGCAGATGTTTGGTCACGTTGTTGGTCCTTGCCACCATTAACTAATCAGAAGAAAGAAGATTTACGTTCAAAGTGGTATGAGTCAACCCCATAA
- a CDS encoding nicotinate-nucleotide--dimethylbenzimidazole phosphoribosyltransferase encodes MDSLTDGLLPKGCKAFGPGASSGNVQKWLKLWLSSRGSLSVLLVLGGTRTAEVDGISAAGSTPEARRYTAVADGELLLFGPNQNRFWPLPPLAAGVSPALISHVAVRWLEVEPMALVVGLSQIPPFPHLRIEPPYLGPAACLTTGKSMGKLRVSALIKKGKAIGKKLKGPLVLCECVPGGTTTAQAVLTGLGIDVGDLISSSLITPPIEIKKRVVSLGLKAAEITTFSSPEAVMAAVGDPFQAVSVGILLGAVESCQPVFLGGGSQMIAVLSLALASLSSKLQSRLIDLVALGTTAWLLEEALDGAQDTFGLEGLMNRVSNHFSVKLLGLAAGLHFDLSIHQSLRDYESGYVKEGVGAGVLTFLAQLYGAPRLELVRLCDQALSDLHRSDH; translated from the coding sequence GTGGATAGCCTTACTGATGGACTTTTGCCAAAAGGATGCAAGGCTTTTGGCCCCGGGGCATCATCTGGGAATGTTCAAAAGTGGCTGAAACTATGGCTCTCGAGTCGAGGTAGCCTTTCGGTTTTATTGGTTTTAGGGGGCACACGAACTGCAGAGGTAGATGGCATATCAGCTGCTGGATCAACGCCTGAAGCGAGGAGATATACAGCGGTTGCCGACGGAGAGTTGCTTCTTTTTGGTCCTAATCAGAATCGGTTTTGGCCTTTGCCGCCTCTGGCTGCAGGAGTGTCGCCAGCTTTAATTAGTCATGTAGCTGTTAGATGGCTTGAAGTAGAGCCGATGGCGTTGGTAGTGGGGTTGTCTCAAATCCCACCTTTTCCACATCTTCGTATTGAGCCCCCCTATTTGGGTCCAGCTGCTTGTCTTACTACTGGTAAGTCGATGGGAAAGCTCCGCGTTAGTGCACTTATAAAAAAGGGCAAGGCAATTGGCAAAAAGCTAAAGGGGCCGCTTGTCCTTTGTGAGTGTGTGCCTGGTGGAACAACTACCGCTCAGGCTGTTTTAACAGGTTTAGGAATTGATGTTGGTGATTTGATAAGTAGTAGCTTGATTACGCCACCTATAGAGATCAAAAAAAGAGTGGTTTCTCTTGGCCTAAAAGCTGCAGAGATAACTACTTTTAGCTCTCCTGAAGCGGTAATGGCGGCTGTTGGAGATCCATTTCAAGCAGTTTCTGTTGGTATTTTGTTGGGTGCGGTTGAATCCTGCCAACCAGTCTTTTTAGGAGGAGGGAGTCAAATGATTGCTGTTCTGTCTTTGGCATTGGCCTCGTTATCCTCTAAGTTGCAATCAAGATTGATAGATTTGGTTGCACTTGGGACGACAGCCTGGCTTCTGGAGGAGGCTTTAGATGGCGCTCAAGATACTTTTGGATTAGAAGGCTTAATGAATCGGGTTTCTAATCACTTCTCTGTCAAGCTATTAGGCTTGGCAGCAGGCTTACACTTTGATCTGAGTATTCATCAATCACTTAGGGATTATGAAAGTGGATACGTTAAGGAAGGTGTTGGTGCAGGAGTCTTGACTTTTCTAGCTCAACTTTATGGAGCTCCTCGACTTGAACTGGTTCGATTATGTGACCAGGCTTTATCTGATCTTCATAGGTCCGATCACTAA
- a CDS encoding riboflavin synthase, giving the protein MFTGLIQSVGRVQRRRGGVLVEGCARFSPLTIGESISVDGICLTVAEVSGEDGFFAIVSEETLSRTSLGRKAEKGSFVNLEPALRFSDRLGGHLVSGHIDGLGIVVALEELQNSRRLEVRWADKTFGKYLCEKGSIALDGVSLTVAGCVENGSQFWMAVIPHTWDGTTLQNLVVGSEVNLEVDLLAKYSERFWQVASKKEIEKNNILNKVSKDWLSENGWY; this is encoded by the coding sequence ATGTTTACTGGTTTAATTCAGTCGGTAGGTAGGGTGCAACGTCGCCGTGGAGGTGTCTTAGTAGAGGGTTGCGCTCGTTTTTCACCACTTACTATTGGGGAAAGTATTTCTGTTGATGGGATTTGTTTAACTGTTGCGGAAGTGTCAGGGGAGGATGGTTTTTTTGCAATTGTTAGTGAAGAGACACTTTCCCGTACCTCTTTAGGACGTAAGGCGGAAAAAGGAAGTTTTGTGAACCTTGAACCTGCTTTAAGATTTTCTGATCGCTTAGGTGGCCACTTAGTAAGCGGCCACATTGATGGGTTGGGAATAGTTGTGGCTTTGGAAGAACTTCAAAATTCACGTAGACTTGAGGTGCGTTGGGCGGATAAGACTTTTGGAAAATATCTTTGTGAAAAGGGAAGTATTGCTTTAGATGGCGTCAGTCTTACGGTTGCAGGTTGTGTTGAAAATGGAAGTCAATTCTGGATGGCTGTCATCCCTCACACTTGGGATGGCACTACATTGCAGAATTTAGTGGTTGGTTCTGAAGTTAACTTGGAAGTGGATTTACTAGCTAAATATTCCGAGAGATTTTGGCAAGTAGCAAGTAAAAAGGAGATTGAGAAAAACAATATCTTAAATAAAGTTTCTAAAGATTGGTTGAGTGAGAACGGTTGGTATTAA
- a CDS encoding cytochrome c oxidase subunit 3, which translates to MTTISTAKQASETQLEESHSHEDFRLFGLATFLIADGMTFAGFFAAYLTFKAVNPLPEGAIYEVELALPTLNTVLLLVSSATFHRAGKALKGNQAALCQRWLLITAGLGIAFLISQMVEYFSLPFGLTDNLYASTFYALTGFHGLHVTLGALMILIVWWQSRSPGGRITSREPFSLEAAELYWHFVDGIWIVLFIILYLL; encoded by the coding sequence ATGACGACAATAAGCACTGCCAAGCAAGCATCGGAAACACAACTGGAAGAGTCGCATAGCCATGAAGATTTTAGATTATTTGGCTTAGCAACTTTCCTAATAGCGGATGGCATGACCTTCGCAGGTTTTTTTGCCGCCTACCTAACCTTTAAAGCTGTAAACCCTTTACCTGAAGGAGCCATATATGAAGTCGAATTAGCATTACCCACCTTGAACACAGTCTTACTTCTGGTGAGCAGTGCAACATTTCATCGTGCAGGTAAAGCCCTTAAAGGAAATCAAGCAGCGCTTTGCCAACGGTGGTTATTAATAACAGCCGGTCTTGGTATTGCTTTTCTTATCAGTCAAATGGTTGAGTACTTCTCTTTACCTTTTGGCTTAACTGACAATCTTTACGCTAGTACTTTCTATGCCCTTACAGGATTTCATGGACTTCATGTAACCCTTGGAGCCCTAATGATTCTTATCGTTTGGTGGCAAAGTCGCTCTCCAGGAGGACGAATTACAAGTCGTGAGCCCTTTTCTTTAGAGGCAGCTGAGCTGTACTGGCACTTTGTTGATGGTATTTGGATAGTGCTTTTCATCATCCTATATCTCCTTTAA
- a CDS encoding bifunctional nuclease family protein — MVEMSVAGLALDASSRSPIVLLRDPSGQRQVPIWIDHAQAHNIMVGFQDRSPERPLSHDLMMALLQAGKLNLEKVIIHSIEARSFQAVLKLSFLEEQKISLGNSKNVIEIDARPSDAIALAIRAKCGIWMLENVVAEASIPVDAIADEEDQEQFRQFIDELSPADLIRHLEEKQANEKDSFEPPEQTSETDE, encoded by the coding sequence GTGGTCGAGATGAGCGTGGCAGGACTCGCACTCGACGCATCCAGTCGCAGCCCAATAGTGCTGCTTAGGGATCCTTCTGGTCAAAGACAGGTCCCAATCTGGATTGATCATGCACAGGCTCATAACATCATGGTTGGGTTTCAAGATAGAAGTCCCGAAAGGCCATTAAGCCATGACCTAATGATGGCATTACTGCAGGCAGGCAAGCTCAATCTGGAGAAAGTAATCATTCATTCCATTGAAGCAAGATCTTTTCAAGCCGTGCTGAAACTTAGTTTTCTTGAAGAACAAAAAATCTCTTTAGGGAATTCTAAAAACGTTATTGAAATAGATGCTCGTCCAAGTGATGCAATTGCCCTAGCAATCAGGGCTAAATGTGGGATCTGGATGCTCGAAAATGTTGTTGCAGAAGCCTCTATACCAGTTGATGCAATTGCTGACGAAGAAGACCAGGAACAATTCCGACAATTTATTGATGAATTAAGTCCTGCTGATCTGATTCGTCATTTAGAGGAAAAACAAGCCAACGAAAAAGACTCTTTCGAGCCACCTGAGCAAACTTCAGAAACTGACGAATGA
- a CDS encoding AbrB family transcriptional regulator — protein MLVGKELLDKARSLSNRPEDEIARGCGYVGPSGRVLRKSFYRALVEAKGYKPPSSGKGRASRGRQAEFKTRVHGNGNLLIGHAYTRKLGLEPGQEFKIELHKESKVIGLQPLKGKSKQE, from the coding sequence ATGCTGGTAGGCAAAGAGCTACTAGACAAAGCCCGATCTCTCAGCAATCGTCCTGAGGATGAAATCGCTAGGGGATGTGGTTATGTCGGCCCAAGTGGCCGTGTACTTCGCAAGAGCTTCTATAGAGCACTTGTGGAAGCAAAAGGCTACAAGCCCCCATCAAGCGGGAAGGGCAGAGCCTCAAGAGGACGGCAAGCCGAATTCAAAACCCGTGTACATGGCAATGGGAACCTATTAATTGGGCATGCCTATACCCGAAAGCTAGGTCTTGAGCCTGGGCAAGAGTTCAAAATAGAACTCCACAAAGAATCTAAGGTCATTGGCTTACAGCCTTTAAAGGGAAAATCCAAACAGGAATAA
- the topA gene encoding type I DNA topoisomerase: MVHTLVIVESPTKAKTIRAFLPKDFVVEASMGHVRDLPNNASEIPAAKKSEKWAKIGVDTTKDFQPLYVVPKDKKKIVKELKTALKGADRLLLATDEDREGESISWHLLQLLDPKIPVKRMVFHEITKEAISSALQKTRDLDMELVHAQETRRILDRLVGYTLSPLLWKKVAWGLSAGRVQSVAVRLLVTRERARRAFRSGSYWDLKAKLGHASNVFEAKLTHLGGKKIASGNDFDQATGALKENVSALLLREKEAQNLVKEINNVAWTVNSVEEKPTIRRPVPPFTTSTLQQDANRKLRLSARETMRCAQGLYERGFITYMRTDSVNLSDQAINAARNCVKSLYGDEFLSKSARQFSTKARNAQEAHEAIRPAGEAFRSPNETGLKGRDLSLYELIWKRTVACQMAEARLTMLSVDIAVREANFRATGKRIDFPGFFRAYVEGSDDPEAALEGQEVLLPDLVVGDSPKPIEIEAFGHQTQPPARFSEASLVKTLEKEGIGRPSTYASIIGTIVDRGYANLQNNSLTPSFTAFAVTSLLEEHFPDLVDTNFTAKMELTLDEISTGKVEWLPYLEGFYKGDKGLESQVTQREGDIDSAVSRTINLEGLPCVVRIGRYGAYLESKRTNDEGEEELIKANIPQETSPADLDSEKVELIIKQKADGPESLGTDPDSGEKVFLLFGQYGPYVQRGQVSNDNPKPKKSSLPKGLAPENLTLEEAIGLLRLPRLLGEHPDGGKVQAGQGRFGPYVVWNKGKGEKPDYRSLKADDDVLSVSFDRAIELLAMPKRGRGGRTALKDLGIPEGETDNIQVYDGPYGLYVKQGKVNASLPEGKKADEITLSEAVDLITAKMANKKGRGAPKKAKKPAAKKPAAKKPAAKKPAAKKPAAKKPAAKKPAVKKPALTKTGRLRASSVRVITPGNT, translated from the coding sequence GTGGTGCATACCCTCGTCATTGTTGAGAGCCCTACTAAGGCGAAGACTATTAGAGCCTTCCTGCCTAAGGATTTTGTTGTTGAGGCCTCTATGGGACACGTTAGAGATCTTCCAAACAACGCCAGTGAGATCCCAGCAGCTAAGAAAAGTGAGAAGTGGGCGAAGATTGGTGTAGATACAACCAAGGATTTTCAGCCTCTTTACGTTGTTCCAAAAGACAAGAAGAAAATTGTTAAGGAGTTGAAAACGGCTTTAAAAGGAGCAGACCGCTTGCTCTTGGCGACTGACGAAGATCGGGAAGGTGAAAGCATTAGCTGGCATCTTTTGCAGCTTCTTGACCCAAAGATTCCAGTTAAACGGATGGTTTTTCATGAAATAACCAAAGAAGCTATTTCAAGTGCTCTTCAAAAGACACGAGATTTGGATATGGAGTTGGTACATGCGCAGGAAACAAGGAGGATCCTTGACCGTCTAGTTGGCTATACCCTTTCGCCACTTTTGTGGAAGAAAGTTGCTTGGGGACTTTCCGCAGGTCGTGTGCAGTCCGTTGCCGTTAGATTGCTTGTAACAAGAGAAAGAGCAAGAAGAGCTTTTAGAAGTGGAAGCTATTGGGATTTAAAAGCCAAGCTTGGACATGCAAGCAATGTTTTTGAGGCCAAGCTCACTCATTTGGGTGGAAAAAAGATTGCTTCAGGTAACGATTTTGATCAGGCTACGGGTGCCTTGAAAGAAAATGTTTCTGCACTTTTGCTGCGTGAAAAAGAGGCTCAAAATCTTGTTAAAGAGATAAATAATGTCGCTTGGACTGTTAATTCTGTTGAAGAAAAACCCACTATTCGTAGACCAGTTCCACCATTTACTACTAGTACATTGCAACAAGACGCCAACCGCAAACTTCGGCTTTCTGCGAGGGAGACAATGCGTTGTGCTCAGGGTCTATATGAGCGTGGTTTTATTACTTACATGCGTACTGACTCCGTTAATCTTTCTGATCAGGCAATTAATGCTGCCAGGAATTGCGTTAAATCTTTATATGGTGACGAGTTTTTAAGTAAATCAGCAAGGCAGTTTAGTACTAAAGCAAGAAATGCACAGGAAGCTCATGAGGCAATTAGGCCGGCAGGAGAGGCCTTTCGTTCGCCAAATGAAACTGGGCTTAAGGGACGTGATTTATCCCTTTATGAATTGATTTGGAAAAGAACTGTTGCATGTCAAATGGCAGAAGCTCGTTTAACAATGTTGTCAGTTGACATTGCAGTTAGAGAGGCGAATTTTCGTGCAACTGGAAAGAGAATTGATTTCCCTGGGTTCTTCAGGGCTTATGTAGAAGGTAGTGATGATCCTGAAGCAGCTTTAGAGGGGCAAGAAGTTCTTCTCCCTGATTTAGTAGTAGGTGACTCCCCTAAGCCTATTGAAATCGAGGCTTTTGGACATCAGACCCAGCCTCCCGCACGTTTTAGTGAAGCTTCGTTGGTGAAGACTCTTGAGAAGGAGGGGATAGGAAGGCCTTCAACTTATGCAAGTATTATTGGGACTATTGTTGATAGAGGCTATGCAAATCTACAGAATAATTCTTTAACTCCGAGTTTTACAGCTTTCGCGGTGACTTCTCTTTTAGAAGAGCACTTCCCTGACTTGGTAGATACTAATTTTACTGCAAAGATGGAATTAACTCTAGATGAGATCTCAACCGGAAAAGTGGAATGGTTGCCTTATTTGGAGGGTTTTTATAAAGGAGATAAAGGATTAGAAAGTCAGGTTACCCAAAGGGAAGGAGATATTGATTCGGCTGTTTCTCGTACAATTAATCTAGAGGGTCTCCCATGCGTTGTTCGTATTGGCAGGTATGGAGCTTATTTAGAGTCGAAGCGTACAAATGATGAAGGAGAGGAGGAATTAATTAAGGCAAATATTCCCCAAGAGACGTCGCCTGCTGATTTGGATTCCGAAAAGGTTGAATTGATTATTAAGCAGAAGGCTGATGGCCCTGAATCTTTAGGTACAGACCCTGATAGTGGTGAGAAAGTGTTTTTGCTTTTTGGTCAGTATGGCCCTTATGTGCAAAGAGGTCAGGTTAGCAATGATAATCCAAAACCCAAAAAGTCTTCTCTTCCTAAAGGGCTTGCTCCTGAAAACTTAACGCTTGAAGAAGCTATTGGATTGTTACGTCTTCCGCGATTACTTGGGGAGCATCCTGATGGGGGGAAAGTACAAGCCGGCCAGGGCAGATTTGGACCATATGTTGTGTGGAATAAAGGTAAGGGTGAAAAACCTGACTATCGATCATTAAAAGCAGATGATGATGTATTGAGTGTGAGTTTTGATCGTGCAATTGAATTGTTAGCAATGCCAAAGCGTGGTAGGGGGGGAAGGACAGCTTTGAAAGATCTTGGAATTCCAGAAGGCGAGACAGATAACATTCAGGTTTATGACGGTCCTTATGGCCTTTATGTCAAGCAGGGGAAAGTAAATGCTTCTTTGCCTGAAGGGAAGAAGGCCGATGAAATCACTTTGTCGGAGGCAGTTGATTTAATTACAGCAAAGATGGCTAACAAGAAGGGACGTGGGGCTCCGAAAAAAGCGAAGAAGCCAGCAGCGAAGAAGCCAGCAGCGAAGAAGCCAGCAGCGAAGAAGCCAGCAGCGAAGAAGCCAGCAGCGAAGAAGCCAGCAGCGAAGAAGCCAGCAGTGAAGAAGCCAGCTTTAACGAAGACAGGTCGATTGAGAGCGAGTTCTGTGAGAGTCATAACACCTGGTAATACCTGA
- a CDS encoding DUF2232 domain-containing protein, translated as MMESSYLSAAFALIWIALYYLPIGGAVFRLALPLPLALLQVRRGLRAGFEGLILAVLLLVALMGPVRGPLVLFPYGFLSFWLGFCWYRRLSWWVSWVFGVFIGSIGFLVRVFVLSVLLGENLWVVITRASAGLLDRLFELLNLPFSPELAQVQIMAIALVVLQEVIYVLVLHALAFWIFPRLKAPIPEPPLLLYGLVALDPL; from the coding sequence ATGATGGAATCCTCTTATCTTTCTGCAGCTTTTGCTTTGATCTGGATTGCTCTTTATTATTTGCCGATTGGGGGTGCTGTTTTTCGATTGGCTTTACCATTACCTTTGGCATTACTTCAGGTGAGGAGAGGGTTGCGTGCTGGTTTTGAAGGCTTAATTCTTGCGGTTTTGCTTTTGGTTGCTCTCATGGGTCCAGTGAGAGGCCCTTTAGTACTTTTCCCTTACGGGTTTTTGTCTTTTTGGTTGGGCTTTTGTTGGTATCGCAGGCTCAGTTGGTGGGTGAGTTGGGTCTTCGGGGTTTTCATTGGCTCAATAGGTTTTCTGGTAAGAGTTTTTGTCCTGTCAGTCTTGTTAGGGGAGAACTTGTGGGTAGTAATTACACGTGCATCAGCAGGCCTCTTAGATCGACTTTTTGAACTGCTTAATCTTCCCTTCTCCCCTGAGTTGGCTCAAGTGCAAATAATGGCAATTGCCTTGGTTGTGCTTCAGGAGGTTATTTATGTTCTTGTGCTTCATGCTTTGGCATTCTGGATTTTTCCCCGTTTGAAAGCTCCTATTCCTGAACCTCCGCTTTTGCTTTATGGCTTGGTCGCCTTAGACCCGCTTTAA
- the ctaD gene encoding cytochrome c oxidase subunit I — translation MTVAPPSDIRKAPESMQPNGWLRYFSFSLDHKVIGLQYLVCGFIFYLIGGALASAIRIELTSPISDFMARDVYNQVLTLHGTIMIFLWIVPVVNGAFGNYLIPFYVGARDMAFPRLNAVAFWMIPPAGLMLISSYFITGAAESGWTAYPPLSITTPAAGQIIWIISVLLLGGSSIFGGINFIATILKLRRPGLKLMQLPMYCWAMLGTSILVVLSTPVLAGTLILLSFDIVAHTGFFNPVMGGNVVVYQHLFWFYSHPAVYIMVLPAFGLVSEILPVHCRKPLFGYTTMVYSIMAIVVLGLVVWAHHMFTSGTPPWMRLFFTIATSFIAVPTGIKFFNWVATLWGGRISLNSAVLFSCGFIINFVLGGITGVALAQVPFDIHVHDTYFVVAHFHYIVYGGSVFVIFSSIYHWYPKFTGKLLNEHLGRFHFLITFIGFNLCFAPQHWLGLNGMPRRVAEYDPQFTFVNQLSSVGALLMAISTIPFIWNVIQSSFKGEPAGDNPWGGLTPEWLTSSPPPVENWNGPAPLVKEPYGYGAIKKTSILETTEDNQPPEKIQ, via the coding sequence ATGACTGTTGCGCCTCCTTCTGACATACGCAAGGCACCCGAATCCATGCAACCTAATGGATGGCTGAGATACTTCAGTTTTAGCTTGGATCACAAAGTTATCGGCCTACAATATCTTGTTTGTGGCTTTATCTTTTACTTAATTGGCGGTGCCTTAGCTAGCGCGATTCGAATAGAGCTTACAAGTCCAATCTCCGATTTTATGGCAAGGGATGTATATAACCAAGTCTTAACCCTCCATGGCACAATCATGATTTTCTTGTGGATTGTCCCTGTTGTAAATGGAGCATTTGGGAACTATTTAATACCGTTTTATGTTGGAGCGCGAGACATGGCCTTCCCACGTCTAAATGCGGTTGCATTTTGGATGATCCCTCCAGCAGGACTAATGCTTATAAGTAGTTATTTCATTACAGGTGCCGCCGAATCTGGATGGACTGCCTATCCACCTTTAAGCATTACCACTCCTGCTGCAGGGCAAATTATTTGGATTATTAGCGTTCTTTTGCTTGGGGGTAGTTCGATTTTTGGAGGGATCAACTTTATCGCGACAATTTTAAAACTGCGTCGACCTGGGCTGAAGTTAATGCAATTGCCTATGTACTGCTGGGCAATGCTTGGGACAAGTATCTTGGTCGTTCTCTCAACGCCAGTTCTAGCAGGAACACTAATTCTCCTTAGCTTCGACATAGTTGCCCATACAGGCTTTTTTAATCCTGTAATGGGTGGAAATGTAGTGGTTTATCAACATCTTTTCTGGTTTTATTCTCATCCAGCTGTCTACATAATGGTTCTTCCAGCATTTGGCTTAGTCAGTGAAATCCTTCCTGTTCATTGCAGGAAACCTCTTTTCGGATACACCACAATGGTGTATTCAATCATGGCCATTGTTGTACTTGGGCTTGTGGTATGGGCACATCACATGTTTACAAGCGGTACCCCACCTTGGATGCGCCTTTTCTTTACTATTGCCACCTCTTTTATTGCAGTGCCAACAGGAATCAAATTCTTCAATTGGGTGGCAACTCTTTGGGGAGGAAGGATATCTCTGAACAGTGCGGTATTGTTTTCCTGTGGATTCATCATCAACTTTGTATTAGGAGGAATTACTGGCGTAGCACTGGCGCAAGTTCCATTCGATATTCATGTTCATGACACCTACTTTGTCGTCGCACATTTTCACTACATAGTCTACGGTGGCTCGGTATTTGTTATCTTTTCATCCATTTATCACTGGTATCCAAAATTCACAGGAAAACTTTTGAACGAACACCTAGGTAGATTTCATTTCCTAATAACTTTTATTGGCTTCAACTTATGTTTTGCACCTCAGCATTGGCTAGGCCTTAATGGAATGCCTCGCAGGGTCGCTGAATACGATCCTCAATTCACCTTTGTGAACCAACTAAGCAGTGTAGGGGCATTATTAATGGCAATCAGTACCATTCCTTTCATATGGAATGTGATTCAAAGCAGTTTCAAAGGGGAGCCTGCAGGAGACAATCCATGGGGAGGCCTAACGCCTGAATGGTTAACCAGCTCACCTCCTCCTGTCGAAAATTGGAATGGGCCTGCACCTCTGGTAAAAGAGCCGTATGGATATGGTGCAATAAAAAAAACAAGCATTCTAGAAACAACTGAAGACAATCAACCGCCGGAGAAAATCCAATGA
- a CDS encoding aldo/keto reductase encodes MKEAMRRPLGSNSLVSLFTLGSMRAASSQEAMYSVVKEAFQAGINHLETAPTYGPAESFLGSSIKRLEQEGMKPEGGWVITSKILPGAEIKEGQRQIKKILARLGKSKIDNLAVHGLNLQEHLNWAINGDGAELFKWAKQENMVNQIGFSSHGKTSLIKEALSSHFFQFCSLHLHLFDQERLPIAREALREGIGVMAISPADKGGRLYEPSQTLLNDCEPFHPLELAYRFLLAEGITTLTVGASKPSDLNLVKRLINSANPLNPLENEVIERLKSKAEKRLGENLCKQCKKCLPCPNNVPIPELLRLHNLAVGYELVTFAKERYNLIGRAGHWWEQLNSTACKKCGDCLPRCPEHLSIPDLLEETHKQLVDSPKRRLWG; translated from the coding sequence ATGAAAGAAGCGATGCGTCGCCCCCTTGGAAGCAATAGCTTGGTAAGCCTCTTTACCCTTGGCTCGATGAGGGCAGCAAGTTCTCAAGAGGCAATGTATTCGGTCGTCAAGGAAGCATTTCAAGCAGGCATTAATCACCTTGAGACCGCTCCTACATATGGTCCTGCAGAAAGTTTTCTTGGATCTTCTATTAAGCGTCTTGAACAAGAAGGGATGAAACCTGAAGGAGGGTGGGTTATAACAAGCAAAATCCTTCCTGGTGCTGAAATTAAAGAAGGCCAAAGGCAAATAAAAAAAATTCTTGCAAGGCTGGGGAAATCAAAAATAGACAATCTGGCTGTACATGGGCTAAACCTTCAAGAGCATTTGAATTGGGCCATAAATGGTGATGGTGCTGAATTATTCAAATGGGCTAAACAAGAGAACATGGTTAATCAAATTGGGTTTTCTTCTCATGGAAAGACTTCACTTATAAAGGAAGCACTCTCTAGTCATTTCTTTCAATTCTGCAGTCTTCATCTACACCTCTTTGACCAAGAAAGACTCCCAATAGCCCGTGAAGCCTTGAGAGAGGGGATAGGGGTGATGGCTATATCGCCAGCAGACAAAGGTGGTCGCTTATATGAGCCCAGTCAAACCCTTCTAAATGATTGTGAACCCTTTCACCCCCTGGAACTGGCTTATCGATTCCTTTTAGCAGAAGGGATAACTACTCTGACTGTTGGAGCAAGTAAACCTAGCGACCTTAATCTTGTAAAAAGACTGATCAATTCAGCCAACCCACTCAATCCCCTTGAAAATGAAGTTATTGAGAGATTGAAAAGCAAAGCAGAGAAAAGGCTTGGGGAAAATCTCTGCAAGCAATGTAAAAAATGCCTCCCCTGCCCTAACAATGTGCCAATACCAGAGCTATTAAGGCTTCACAATCTTGCTGTTGGATATGAGCTTGTGACTTTTGCGAAAGAAAGATACAACCTAATTGGCAGAGCTGGTCACTGGTGGGAGCAACTTAATAGTACAGCTTGTAAAAAATGTGGGGATTGCCTACCTCGTTGCCCAGAGCATCTATCAATTCCTGATCTTCTTGAAGAAACACACAAACAATTAGTTGACTCCCCTAAAAGAAGATTATGGGGTTGA